In the genome of Poecilia reticulata strain Guanapo linkage group LG16, Guppy_female_1.0+MT, whole genome shotgun sequence, one region contains:
- the LOC103478176 gene encoding protein S100-P-like — protein MSKLLGAIGILKKTFDEYAGTDGDKTTLSKKEISEMLKKELPGAGGDKKEEVDNFFKMLDEDGDGVVNFNEYIVFVATLALLLCQ, from the exons ATGTCTAAGCTGTTGGGCGCAATTGGAATTCTTAAGAAGACTTTTGATGAGTATGCTGGAACAGATGGCGACAAGACCACCCTATCCAAGAAGGAAATTTCAGAGATGCTAAAAAAAGAGCTTCCTGGAGCAGGG GGTGATAAAAAGGAAGAAGTGGACAATTTTTTCAAGATGCTGGATGAGGATGGTGATGGTGTAGTTAATTTCAACGAATACATCGTTTTTGTTGCCACCCTTGCTTTGCTCCTGTGCcagtaa
- the snx27b gene encoding sorting nexin-27b — MADVKGQGVCSSVPPLPRPSSRNGSGSGSVTPDTGGSWQTPTTVTSGPRLVRIVKSDSGYGFNVRGQVSEGGQLRSINGELYAPLQHVSAVLPGGAADRAGISKGDRILEVNGVNVEGATHKQVVDLIRAGEKELVLAVLSVPPQEADCLDPGDDVSALSCYDYSDKQAVPISIPSYKHTELNGEKFVVYNVYMAGRQLCSKRYREFVILHQNLKREFANFTFPKLPGKWPFSLSEQQLDARRRGLEEYLEKVCSVRVIGESDIMQEFLSESDENYNGVSDVELRIAMPDNTTLTVRARKNSTTDQVYQAVVMKLGMDSITASYFALFEVINHTFVRKLAPNEFPHKLYVQNYTSAVPGTCLTLRKWLFTTEEEILLSDNQLAVSYFFHQAADDVKKGFVKVEQKSYQLQKLAEQKKMSMYLSLLRSCEGYNEIVFPHCSCDSRRKGHVITAISIHNFKLHACTEEGTIENQVIAFEWGEMQRWDTDEEGMAFCFEYARGEKKPRWVKIFTPYFNYMHECFERVFCELKWRKEVEEEATDKDNKNCSKDGLCGKNIFQLLRHRRDGGT, encoded by the exons ATGGCGGACGTAAAGGGACAAGGAGTTTGCTCCTCGGTCCCTCCGTTGCCTCGCCCTTCCTCCCGTAACGGCTCCGGTAGCGGCAGCGTTACGCCAGACACCGGCGGCAGCTGGCAGACGCCAACCACCGTTACTTCAGGCCCCAGGCTGGTGCGGATAGTGAAGTCTGACTCGGGCTACGGCTTCAACGTTCGGGGGCAAGTAAGCGAAGGCGGGCAGCTGCGGAGCATTAATGGGGAGCTGTACGCTCCTCTGCAGCATGTGAGTGCTGTCctccctggaggagctgcagacagagCCGGTATCTCAAAGGGGGATAGGATCCTGGAAGT CAACGGGGTGAATGTAGAGGGAGCCACACACAAGCAGGTGGTGGACCTGATCCGGGCTGGCGAGAAGGAGCTGGTGCTGGCCGTTCTGTCCGTCCCGCCGCAGGAAGCCGACTGCCTGGATCCCGGCGACGACGTGTCGGCCCTGTCCTGTTACGACTACTCTGACAAGCAGGCCGTCCCGATCTCCATTCCGAGCTACAAACACACTGAACTCAATGGTGAAAAGTTTGTG GTGTATAATGTGTATATGGCGGGTAGGCAGCTGTGCTCCAAGCGTTATCGGGAGTTTGTGATTTTGCACCAAAACCTTAAGAGGGAATTTGCCAACTTTACGTTCCCCAAACTTCCTGGGAAGTGGCCTTTTTCActctctgagcagcagctcgaTGCACGGCGCCGAGGCCTGGAGGAGTACCTCGAAAAAG TCTGTTCAGTACGGGTAATTGGAGAAAGCGACATCATGCAGGAGTTCTTGTCTGAATCAGACGAG AACTATAACGGTGTTTCAGACGTGGAGTTGAGAATAGCCATGCCAGATAATACTACCCTCACCGTTAGAGCTCGTAAAAACTCCACCACAGACCAGGTTTAtcag GCCGTGGTCATGAAGCTTGGCATGGACAGTATAACTGCTAGCTACTTTGCTCTGTTTGAGGTCATCAACCATACCTTCG TGCGTAAACTGGCACCCAATGAGTTCCCCCACAAACTTTATGTACAGAACTATACCTCAGCCGTCCCAGGAACCTGCCTCACGCTGCGAAAGTGGCTCTtcaccacagaagaagagatCTTGCTCAGTGACAACCAACTTGCTGTCAGCTACTTCTTTCACCAG GCAGCTGATGATGTGAAGAAAGGCTTCGTTAAAGTTGAGCAGAAGTCTTATCAGCTCCAAAaactggcagagcagaagaagatGTCCATG TACTTGAGTTTGTTACGGAGCTGTGAGGGCTACAATGAGATCGTATTCCCTCATTGTTCCTGTGACTCCCGACGCAAAGGCCATGTGATCACAGCCATCAGTATACACAACTTTAAGCTGCACGCCTGTACAGAAGAAGGTACTATTGAG AACCAGGTGATTGCTTTCGAATGGGGGGAGATGCAGAGATGGGACACAGACGAAGAGGGCATGGCTTTCTGTTTCGAATATGCACGGGGAGAGAAGAAGCCACGCTGGGTGAAGATTTTTACTCCTTAT TTTAACTACATGCACGAGTGCTTCGAGAGAGTCTTCTGCGAGCTGAAGTGGAGGAAAGAG GTGGAAGAGGAGGCCACAGACAAGGACAACAAGAACTGCAGTAAAGACGGTCTGTGCGGAAAG aatATTTTCCAGCTGTTGAGGCACAGAAGAGATGGGGGCACGTAG